A window of the Streptomyces griseochromogenes genome harbors these coding sequences:
- a CDS encoding helix-turn-helix domain-containing protein produces the protein MTLRIDISGPPSERLRFAASPLAELTAMLHVLAEPGHHPQLADWAGDVWAGLRPELAERLREAEFLWRSSQADFLIPARPRPTLAEELDDVDRIDDERYVTAALVTTCGSSRVHFAARSPLADSTARERALDLAQARGARQEAFAERLLADPAAVRARLRHTLEQCAEAFFDAAWTDVTVRLATDLRLKNDLLKRQGIGPALASVSGAVTLAPDGDCIIVDKLQDKATTAHGTGVTFVPSVFGRPHLVAVHTPGWQPVVQYPVAETSPSEPVSLETVTLRLEALAHPVRLRLLRTLARGPHTTRELAHAWELSPPEVSRHLAVLRRAGLLTARRHGRYVRYTLHLTDLTALGADLLAAVLR, from the coding sequence ATGACGCTACGCATCGACATCAGCGGCCCGCCCTCCGAACGGCTGCGGTTCGCGGCCTCGCCACTGGCCGAACTGACCGCGATGCTGCACGTGCTGGCCGAACCCGGGCATCATCCTCAGCTCGCCGACTGGGCCGGGGACGTCTGGGCCGGACTGCGGCCGGAGCTGGCCGAGCGGTTGCGGGAGGCGGAGTTCCTCTGGCGTTCCTCACAAGCCGACTTCCTGATCCCCGCCCGGCCTCGGCCGACCCTCGCCGAGGAGTTGGACGACGTGGACCGGATCGACGACGAAAGGTACGTGACCGCCGCGCTCGTCACCACGTGCGGCAGCAGCCGGGTCCATTTCGCCGCGCGGTCGCCGCTCGCCGACTCCACCGCGCGCGAGCGGGCCCTGGACCTGGCCCAGGCCCGCGGCGCGCGGCAAGAGGCCTTCGCGGAACGGCTGCTCGCGGACCCGGCCGCTGTGCGGGCGCGGCTGCGCCACACCCTCGAACAGTGCGCCGAGGCCTTCTTCGACGCCGCCTGGACGGATGTCACCGTGCGACTGGCCACCGACCTGCGCCTGAAGAACGACCTGTTGAAGCGCCAGGGCATCGGGCCGGCACTCGCATCGGTTTCCGGCGCGGTCACCCTGGCACCGGACGGCGACTGCATCATCGTGGACAAGCTGCAGGACAAGGCGACCACCGCCCACGGCACCGGGGTCACTTTCGTCCCCAGTGTCTTCGGCCGCCCGCACCTGGTGGCGGTCCACACGCCCGGGTGGCAGCCGGTGGTGCAGTACCCCGTGGCCGAGACGAGTCCATCGGAACCGGTCTCGCTGGAAACGGTCACGCTACGGCTGGAGGCACTGGCACATCCGGTACGGCTACGGCTGCTGCGCACCCTCGCCCGGGGCCCGCACACCACCCGTGAGCTGGCGCACGCCTGGGAACTGTCACCCCCGGAGGTTTCCCGCCACCTCGCTGTCCTGCGCCGCGCGGGCCTGCTCACGGCCCGGCGGCACGGTCGTTACGTCCGTTACACCCTCCATCTGACCGACCTGACGGCACTGGGCGCCGACCTGCTGGCGGCCGTACTGCGCTGA
- a CDS encoding MFS transporter — protein sequence MATTTRIQPRTLVGASGGPRYAVALAVDALGTGLLRPFLLLYGVTVLSLSAPVTGTAMTVGIVAGLVCMPAVGRWLDRGARSTVVAASMLVRVLGVALLLAAPAGHVSLFVAAALFLGIGNQAWPAAHAALVATVAHGRERDAALAASRALRNAGMGVGALVATACLAGGTTALRALAAVTGLTYLVAAALVRSVRVHAPAAADSTEVRGTGHEPAPRMRTLLIANVVYVFCLNVPEIALPLVLVTQLHASPVWSAVIFVANTVLVVILQVPVTVMMSRFSQRTALVLAGVVLSASYLGFLVAASLGHGWGAPAVAVVSVVCTLGEIVYAGSATALVTHLAPAHVLGRALARFQLSTGFGLAVSPAAITTLAAHGPAALWGGLAAATLLSASVVAH from the coding sequence ATGGCAACCACCACCAGGATCCAGCCCCGTACCCTCGTCGGCGCCTCCGGAGGCCCTCGCTATGCCGTCGCCCTGGCCGTGGACGCGCTCGGCACCGGTCTGCTGCGGCCCTTTCTGCTGCTTTACGGAGTGACGGTGCTCAGTCTGTCCGCACCCGTCACCGGCACGGCCATGACAGTCGGCATCGTCGCGGGTCTGGTGTGCATGCCCGCGGTGGGCCGATGGCTGGACCGGGGCGCTCGGAGCACGGTCGTGGCGGCGTCGATGCTGGTGCGGGTACTGGGGGTGGCCCTGCTGCTGGCAGCCCCGGCGGGGCACGTCTCGCTGTTCGTGGCGGCGGCGCTCTTCCTCGGCATCGGCAACCAGGCATGGCCTGCCGCCCACGCCGCCCTCGTGGCCACGGTCGCCCACGGCCGGGAACGCGACGCCGCTCTCGCGGCGAGCCGTGCCCTGCGCAACGCCGGCATGGGCGTCGGCGCACTCGTCGCCACCGCCTGCCTGGCGGGCGGCACCACCGCGCTGCGGGCGCTGGCCGCCGTCACCGGGCTCACCTACCTTGTCGCGGCGGCCCTGGTGCGGTCGGTCCGTGTGCACGCGCCTGCGGCCGCCGACTCGACCGAGGTCAGAGGCACGGGCCATGAGCCCGCACCCCGGATGCGCACGCTGCTGATCGCCAACGTGGTCTACGTCTTCTGCCTCAACGTCCCCGAAATCGCGCTTCCGCTGGTTCTGGTCACACAGTTGCACGCGTCCCCGGTGTGGTCGGCTGTCATCTTCGTGGCCAACACGGTGTTGGTGGTCATCCTCCAGGTTCCGGTCACTGTCATGATGTCCCGGTTCTCCCAGCGGACCGCGCTTGTCCTCGCCGGCGTGGTGCTCAGCGCGTCCTACCTGGGCTTCCTCGTGGCCGCCTCGTTGGGGCACGGCTGGGGTGCCCCGGCCGTCGCCGTGGTGTCCGTTGTCTGCACCCTCGGCGAAATCGTCTATGCGGGCAGCGCCACCGCACTCGTGACACATCTCGCCCCGGCACACGTCCTGGGACGGGCCCTCGCCCGCTTCCAGCTCTCCACGGGGTTCGGTCTCGCCGTCTCCCCGGCGGCCATCACCACGCTCGCGGCCCACGGCCCGGCTGCCCTCTGGGGCGGTCTGGCGGCGGCGACGCTCCTCTCCGCCTCCGTCGTCGCCCACTGA
- a CDS encoding FAD-dependent monooxygenase produces the protein MPNNEILICGAGIAGPALAYWLRKRGFTVTIVERAPAPRPGGQTVDLRGAGRTVIERMGLMDRARAESVDQRGLALVDAAGRTTARVPAESFGGEGIVSEIEILRGDLARLLYESTLPDTEYLFDDTVTGIAQDADGVTVAFEKAAPRRFGLVVGADGPHSVVRALAFGPEPEFVHPLGLYTAWFTATDDLDLDGWYLMHNAPGGLVASARPGRVPGEIKAGLSFRSAPIDYDRRDIAAQQVLVAERFAEVGWEAPRLLRAMRTAPDFFFDSMGQVRLDRWSRGRVALLGDAGYCATPLTGLGTSLALVGAYVLAGEIAAAKGDHRIAFRKYDEVMRPYVSQAQQLPPGGASGFAPSGRLGIRLRDLSMRQMTRWPMRNLLAAQFAKAGDIALPKYGFAAAIR, from the coding sequence ATGCCGAACAACGAGATACTCATCTGCGGTGCCGGTATCGCAGGGCCCGCGCTGGCGTACTGGCTACGCAAGAGAGGCTTCACGGTCACGATCGTGGAACGTGCGCCGGCACCCCGGCCGGGCGGGCAGACCGTCGATCTGCGCGGGGCCGGCCGCACCGTGATCGAGCGCATGGGCCTGATGGACCGGGCCAGGGCGGAGAGCGTGGACCAACGCGGCCTCGCGCTCGTCGACGCCGCCGGCCGCACCACCGCGCGGGTGCCCGCCGAGAGCTTCGGCGGCGAGGGGATCGTCTCCGAGATCGAGATCCTCCGTGGCGATCTGGCCCGTCTGCTGTACGAGTCCACCCTGCCGGACACGGAGTACCTGTTCGACGACACCGTCACCGGGATCGCTCAGGACGCGGACGGGGTCACCGTCGCTTTCGAGAAGGCTGCCCCCCGCCGGTTCGGGCTGGTCGTCGGCGCGGACGGGCCGCACTCCGTGGTGCGTGCGCTGGCCTTCGGCCCGGAGCCCGAGTTCGTCCACCCGCTCGGCCTCTACACGGCCTGGTTCACCGCCACCGACGACTTGGATCTCGACGGCTGGTACCTGATGCACAACGCGCCCGGCGGTCTGGTCGCCTCCGCGCGCCCCGGCCGCGTCCCCGGCGAGATCAAGGCCGGCCTCAGCTTCCGATCGGCACCGATCGACTACGACCGCCGCGACATCGCCGCCCAGCAAGTCCTCGTGGCCGAGCGTTTCGCCGAGGTCGGCTGGGAGGCCCCGCGCCTGCTGCGGGCGATGCGTACCGCCCCGGACTTCTTCTTCGACTCCATGGGCCAGGTCCGCCTCGACCGCTGGTCGCGCGGCCGTGTGGCGCTGCTGGGCGACGCCGGTTACTGCGCGACCCCGCTGACCGGCCTGGGAACCAGCCTGGCCCTGGTCGGCGCCTACGTCCTGGCCGGCGAAATCGCCGCTGCCAAGGGCGACCACCGCATCGCCTTCCGCAAGTACGACGAGGTGATGCGCCCGTACGTGAGCCAGGCCCAGCAGCTCCCGCCCGGCGGTGCCTCGGGATTCGCGCCCTCGGGCAGGCTCGGCATCCGCCTGCGGGACCTCTCCATGCGGCAGATGACCCGCTGGCCGATGCGGAACCTGCTCGCCGCACAGTTCGCCAAGGCCGGGGACATCGCGCTGCCGAAGTACGGTTTCGCCGCGGCCATACGGTGA
- a CDS encoding TetR/AcrR family transcriptional regulator C-terminal domain-containing protein — MSGQAVPRYRQIVDELRRQIETGELAPGDRVPSTREITKQWGVAMATATKVLTELRREGMVHAMPGVGTVVEAPSRRVRNARPTAAPRPEGPPDASSGQAALTLERIVVAAVTVADTEGLAAVSMRRVAAELGVATMSLYRHVADKDDLLMRMMDTVIAEHPLPADPPAGWREAIELAARQLWDLFRRHPWLAPALSVTRPQMITSALPYSEWMLGTLHAHGLDLHSAFTAHLMLLNYARGIAVNLEAEREAEAHSGLDSEEWMDTQEPALLAILATGRFPALSRLATTGYDFDLDAVFEFGLQRLLDGLAPLVNESSAG; from the coding sequence GTGAGCGGACAGGCGGTACCTCGCTACAGGCAGATCGTCGACGAGCTGCGGCGGCAGATCGAGACGGGCGAACTGGCGCCGGGCGATCGCGTGCCCTCGACCCGCGAGATCACCAAGCAGTGGGGCGTCGCGATGGCGACCGCGACCAAGGTGCTCACCGAATTGCGCCGCGAGGGCATGGTCCACGCCATGCCCGGTGTCGGGACGGTCGTGGAGGCCCCGAGCCGCCGGGTACGCAACGCCCGCCCCACGGCCGCCCCACGCCCGGAGGGGCCGCCCGATGCGTCATCGGGCCAGGCGGCGCTCACGCTCGAACGGATCGTCGTCGCCGCCGTCACGGTCGCCGACACGGAAGGTCTGGCCGCTGTCTCGATGCGCCGGGTGGCCGCCGAGCTAGGGGTGGCAACCATGTCGCTGTACCGGCATGTGGCCGACAAGGACGACCTGTTGATGCGGATGATGGACACGGTCATCGCGGAGCACCCGCTGCCCGCAGACCCGCCGGCGGGCTGGCGGGAGGCGATCGAGCTGGCGGCCCGGCAGCTCTGGGACCTCTTCCGCCGCCACCCGTGGCTCGCACCGGCCCTGTCGGTGACCCGCCCTCAGATGATCACCTCGGCACTGCCGTACAGCGAGTGGATGCTCGGCACCCTGCACGCGCACGGACTCGACCTGCACTCCGCTTTCACGGCGCACCTCATGCTGCTCAACTACGCCCGTGGAATCGCCGTCAATCTGGAGGCAGAGCGGGAAGCCGAGGCGCACAGCGGTCTCGACAGCGAGGAGTGGATGGACACGCAGGAGCCCGCGCTCCTGGCGATTCTGGCCACCGGCCGGTTCCCCGCGCTCTCCCGCCTCGCCACGACCGGTTACGACTTCGACCTCGACGCCGTCTTCGAGTTCGGCCTCCAACGCCTCCTCGACGGCCTCGCCCCACTCGTCAACGAGAGCTCCGCCGGTTGA
- a CDS encoding GNAT family N-acetyltransferase, whose translation MRPDDWHLTEDVDEFLARAGDFLRSRPALHNTPLTVIEKMRTRKADAHDAEATVFGRLESGGMVRAVFYRPPSRRLTLTPLSTEQADTLAAHLADLGHSPSGVTADHDTATVFAEAWQRCTGAAPVAHWWGRLYRLGNLTAPEPRPPGQGRVVDAQDREQLIRWCNEFSADVGEAPILDAGSWAGSRFADKHFTFWETPDGTPVSMAGSTSMVGGMIRVDPVYTPALLRGRGYAGAVTVEVSRAALTAGAKEVVLFTNPANPTSNALYQRIGYVPVSDFTGYKFSYGAPEAG comes from the coding sequence ATGCGCCCGGATGACTGGCACCTCACCGAAGACGTCGACGAGTTTCTCGCCCGGGCCGGGGACTTCCTGCGGTCGCGCCCGGCTCTGCACAACACGCCGCTGACGGTGATCGAGAAGATGCGAACACGTAAGGCGGACGCACACGACGCCGAAGCCACCGTGTTCGGCCGACTGGAGTCAGGGGGCATGGTCCGCGCCGTCTTCTACCGCCCTCCGTCCCGCCGCCTGACCCTCACCCCCCTCTCCACCGAGCAGGCCGACACCCTTGCCGCCCACCTGGCCGACCTCGGCCACTCCCCCTCCGGCGTCACCGCGGACCACGACACCGCCACGGTTTTCGCCGAGGCATGGCAGCGGTGCACGGGCGCAGCGCCAGTAGCCCACTGGTGGGGGCGGCTCTACCGTCTCGGCAACCTCACCGCGCCGGAGCCGCGTCCACCGGGTCAGGGCCGTGTCGTGGACGCGCAGGACCGTGAGCAACTCATCCGCTGGTGCAATGAGTTCTCGGCCGACGTCGGAGAGGCCCCCATCCTGGACGCCGGCTCCTGGGCCGGCTCGCGCTTCGCCGACAAACACTTCACGTTCTGGGAGACCCCGGACGGCACTCCCGTCTCCATGGCAGGCTCGACCTCGATGGTCGGAGGCATGATCCGGGTGGACCCCGTCTACACCCCGGCCCTCCTCCGGGGTCGCGGCTACGCGGGTGCCGTGACGGTCGAGGTGAGCAGAGCCGCGCTGACCGCAGGCGCGAAGGAGGTCGTACTGTTCACAAACCCTGCCAACCCCACCAGCAATGCCCTCTACCAGCGAATCGGGTACGTCCCGGTTTCCGACTTCACCGGATACAAGTTCTCCTACGGCGCACCGGAAGCCGGTTAG
- a CDS encoding restriction endonuclease, with amino-acid sequence MTRRPPARRAATRRPGRRCGKQDAHVVRGVVAIAAVGLVVMVVNWLIVHWWLLLIMAVLAVLGRIAWWQRRTRRAQWEEAQARALRYGLAQLDALSHRQFEYAVRDLMNRDGCADAVQVGGRGDLGADVKATDPLGRRWVIQCKHRRHGERGAAVGTPELQVLNGTGRPVHKADVVVMITNGRITQPGRVFARQQRLHLVDRQLLGSWAAGSRPLWELLPALPPPRRPSQLS; translated from the coding sequence ATGACCCGGCGCCCGCCCGCCAGGCGAGCCGCTACCCGGCGTCCTGGCCGCCGATGCGGCAAGCAGGATGCCCACGTCGTCCGGGGCGTGGTCGCCATCGCGGCGGTCGGTCTAGTGGTGATGGTGGTCAACTGGCTGATCGTGCACTGGTGGCTGCTGTTGATCATGGCCGTGCTCGCCGTCCTGGGACGCATCGCGTGGTGGCAGCGGCGGACACGGCGCGCGCAGTGGGAAGAAGCCCAGGCACGCGCCTTGCGCTACGGACTGGCCCAGCTGGACGCTCTGTCCCACCGGCAGTTCGAATATGCGGTCCGTGACCTGATGAACCGGGACGGCTGCGCTGATGCCGTCCAGGTCGGCGGGCGGGGCGATCTGGGAGCGGATGTGAAGGCGACCGACCCGTTGGGGCGGCGCTGGGTGATCCAGTGCAAGCACCGCAGGCACGGTGAGCGGGGTGCAGCCGTGGGCACGCCGGAACTGCAGGTCCTCAACGGCACGGGACGCCCGGTGCACAAGGCGGATGTCGTGGTGATGATCACCAACGGCAGGATCACTCAGCCCGGCCGCGTCTTTGCCCGGCAGCAGCGGCTGCACCTCGTCGACCGCCAGCTGCTCGGTTCATGGGCCGCGGGATCACGGCCGCTGTGGGAGCTGCTGCCCGCGCTTCCCCCGCCCCGCAGACCCTCACAGCTGTCCTGA
- a CDS encoding GlxA family transcriptional regulator: MHHIGVLALDGVVPFELGIPARIFGAARDATGNRLYSVTTCSLDGRPVRTEADYQLTVSHDASLLATVDTVVIPPTHALGPIREEGRLPDTLRKALAAIRPGTRIVAICTGTYVLAAAGLLDGRPATTHWREADRLQRMFTSARIDPGVLFIDDGEILTSAGVAAGIDLCLHIVRRDHGSDIANEVARSCVVPPWRDGGQAQYIRRPVPDPSAPGTAPTQGWVMERLAEPITLADMAAHANVSVRTFTRRFRDEVGTSPGQWLIRQRVDLARHLLETTDWPIDLIANRAGFGTGVSLRHHLHAAIGVTPHAYRRTFRPTLVGGSAQ, from the coding sequence ATGCACCACATCGGCGTTCTGGCCCTGGATGGCGTCGTCCCCTTCGAGCTCGGCATCCCCGCGCGGATCTTCGGCGCCGCCCGCGACGCCACGGGCAACCGGCTCTACTCCGTGACCACATGCAGCTTGGACGGCCGCCCCGTCCGAACCGAAGCCGACTACCAGCTCACCGTCTCCCACGACGCCTCTCTGCTGGCCACCGTCGATACCGTCGTCATCCCGCCCACTCACGCGCTGGGCCCCATCCGCGAGGAGGGCCGCCTGCCCGACACCCTGCGCAAGGCCCTGGCTGCCATCCGGCCCGGGACCCGGATCGTGGCGATCTGCACCGGCACGTACGTGCTGGCCGCCGCCGGACTCCTCGACGGCCGCCCCGCCACCACACACTGGCGCGAGGCCGACCGCCTGCAGCGCATGTTCACCTCCGCGCGCATCGACCCCGGCGTCCTCTTCATCGACGACGGCGAAATCCTCACCTCCGCCGGAGTAGCCGCCGGGATCGACCTGTGCCTGCACATCGTCCGCCGCGACCACGGCAGCGACATCGCCAATGAGGTCGCCCGCTCCTGCGTCGTACCGCCCTGGCGCGACGGCGGCCAGGCCCAGTACATCCGGCGCCCCGTCCCCGACCCCTCCGCCCCCGGCACCGCCCCCACACAGGGATGGGTCATGGAGCGCCTCGCTGAACCCATCACGCTGGCTGACATGGCCGCCCACGCCAACGTCAGTGTGCGTACCTTCACCCGCCGCTTTCGCGACGAGGTCGGCACCAGCCCCGGCCAGTGGCTCATCCGCCAGCGCGTCGACCTGGCCCGGCACCTGCTGGAGACCACTGATTGGCCCATCGACCTGATCGCCAACCGCGCAGGATTCGGCACCGGTGTCTCCCTGCGCCATCACCTTCATGCCGCCATCGGAGTCACACCGCACGCATACCGCCGCACCTTCCGCCCCACACTCGTCGGCGGTTCAGCGCAGTAG
- a CDS encoding MFS transporter: MTATTTHPVLPALSARRRWTVLAVCCLSMFLVGLDTTIVNVGLPAIGRGMGVGTRSLEWTVDAYTIALAGLLISSGALADRFGRRRIFQSGLVVFGAASLLCATASSVGALVAARAVQGIGASMLSPVALAIVVNAMPDPKERAQAIGVWASVFGLSMAVGPVTGGALLAGLGWRALFWINAPVIVAALVLSAVFVPESRGPRARRLDVPGQLLLTVVIGVWVGALIEGPHIGWTSPAALAAYGVAAAATAGFVWVEARRHEPLMDLGLFRSPAFRNAVLGAVAVFVALNVTLLLNTLYLQHTRGFTPLAAGVATLPMAVGATVCAPWSGRLVGRRGPRLPLTLAGGFTMAGGLCLVGLDGHTNTTVLLLAYLLAGIGFGFANAPITNTAVSGLPPARAGVAGAITSTARQVGSALGIALAGGLVANTTPAQLAHASRPGWILVVGCGLLLGFMAHTSRSKK; encoded by the coding sequence GTGACCGCGACAACGACTCATCCTGTTCTGCCCGCTCTGAGCGCGCGCAGGCGCTGGACGGTGCTGGCCGTCTGCTGCCTGAGCATGTTCCTGGTGGGCCTGGACACCACCATCGTCAATGTGGGCCTGCCCGCCATCGGACGCGGCATGGGCGTCGGGACGCGCAGTCTTGAGTGGACCGTTGACGCGTACACCATCGCTCTGGCCGGTCTGCTGATCTCCTCCGGCGCACTGGCGGACCGGTTCGGACGCCGACGGATCTTCCAGTCCGGGTTGGTCGTGTTCGGGGCGGCCTCGCTGCTCTGCGCGACCGCATCTTCGGTCGGCGCGCTCGTCGCAGCCCGTGCCGTTCAGGGCATCGGCGCCTCGATGCTCAGTCCGGTCGCTCTCGCCATCGTGGTGAACGCGATGCCCGACCCGAAAGAGCGGGCACAGGCGATCGGTGTCTGGGCGTCCGTCTTCGGGCTCAGCATGGCCGTCGGACCGGTGACCGGCGGCGCACTTCTCGCAGGGCTCGGCTGGCGGGCGCTGTTCTGGATCAACGCACCGGTCATCGTGGCCGCCCTGGTGCTCAGCGCCGTGTTCGTACCCGAATCCCGTGGGCCGCGGGCACGACGCCTCGACGTTCCGGGTCAGCTGCTGCTGACCGTGGTCATCGGAGTCTGGGTCGGTGCCCTCATCGAAGGGCCGCACATCGGCTGGACGTCCCCCGCGGCGCTGGCCGCCTACGGGGTGGCCGCCGCGGCGACAGCCGGATTCGTGTGGGTCGAGGCCCGTCGACACGAGCCGCTGATGGATCTTGGGCTTTTCCGCAGCCCCGCGTTCAGGAATGCGGTCCTGGGCGCCGTGGCGGTCTTCGTCGCCCTGAACGTGACGCTGCTGCTCAACACCCTCTATTTGCAGCACACCAGGGGATTCACGCCATTGGCCGCCGGAGTGGCGACCCTGCCCATGGCCGTCGGAGCAACCGTCTGCGCCCCCTGGTCCGGTCGTCTCGTCGGGCGCAGGGGACCCCGGCTGCCGCTGACCCTGGCCGGCGGCTTCACCATGGCAGGCGGGCTCTGCCTGGTCGGACTCGACGGTCACACGAACACGACCGTCCTCCTGCTCGCCTATCTGCTCGCAGGCATCGGGTTCGGTTTTGCCAACGCGCCGATCACCAACACCGCGGTCAGCGGGCTGCCTCCCGCCCGGGCCGGCGTGGCCGGAGCGATCACATCCACCGCACGACAGGTCGGCTCGGCGCTCGGCATCGCCCTCGCCGGCGGCCTGGTGGCGAACACCACTCCAGCCCAACTCGCACACGCATCCCGGCCGGGCTGGATCCTGGTTGTCGGCTGCGGACTGCTGCTGGGCTTCATGGCCCACACATCGAGATCGAAGAAGTGA
- a CDS encoding helix-turn-helix domain-containing protein, with product MDAELEQILDSIGPRLRALRRDRGLTLEALATTTGVSVSTLSRLESGSRRPTLDLLIPLARAHRIALDDLVAAPATGDPRVHLRPLRKGDGSILVPLTQYPGRVQVFKHVLAPRERKLVTHDGYEWLYVLAGELRLILGEHECTLRPGEAAEFDTRQPHWFGPANTSAVEILHLFGPRGDQAVVRTKPSANNPTPAATTPLPPAAS from the coding sequence GTGGACGCAGAACTGGAGCAGATCCTCGACAGCATCGGGCCCAGGCTGCGTGCGTTGCGCCGGGACCGGGGACTCACGCTGGAGGCGCTGGCAACCACGACCGGGGTCTCCGTGAGCACACTGTCCCGTCTTGAGTCGGGCAGCCGGCGCCCGACCCTGGACCTGCTCATCCCGCTCGCGCGGGCCCATCGCATCGCGCTCGACGACCTGGTGGCCGCACCGGCCACCGGTGACCCCCGGGTGCATTTGAGGCCCTTGCGCAAAGGAGACGGCAGCATCCTCGTCCCCCTGACCCAGTACCCGGGCCGCGTCCAGGTGTTCAAGCACGTACTGGCTCCCCGCGAGCGGAAGCTGGTAACCCACGACGGCTACGAATGGCTCTACGTCCTCGCCGGCGAACTGCGGCTCATCCTCGGAGAGCACGAATGCACGCTCCGCCCCGGGGAAGCTGCCGAGTTCGACACCAGACAACCGCACTGGTTCGGTCCCGCGAACACGAGCGCGGTGGAGATCCTGCATCTGTTCGGACCACGAGGCGACCAAGCCGTCGTACGCACAAAACCGTCGGCCAACAATCCCACACCGGCGGCCACCACACCGCTACCGCCGGCCGCATCCTGA
- a CDS encoding MarR family winged helix-turn-helix transcriptional regulator: MVDDQMVNQVVFPAKGAGATGGDPGRPRAGYELPLLLFAGFRTLIDGVHAELARQGHPNVRPAYGFALQAIGLEGSAASDIARRLGISKQAAGKTVDRLVALGYAERADDPADARRRLVRLTERGYDLLARSAAIFDQLRADWAAVLGEERLRAIEDDLRAVAAPGAFRLDAAGWIGGMG; encoded by the coding sequence ATGGTTGACGATCAGATGGTAAACCAGGTTGTCTTTCCGGCCAAGGGAGCTGGAGCGACGGGCGGGGACCCTGGCCGGCCCAGGGCCGGCTACGAACTCCCGCTGCTGCTGTTCGCGGGATTCCGCACGCTCATCGACGGAGTGCACGCCGAACTGGCCCGGCAGGGCCATCCGAATGTGCGTCCGGCGTACGGCTTCGCCTTGCAGGCGATCGGCCTCGAAGGCAGCGCCGCCAGCGATATCGCCCGCCGCCTGGGAATCTCCAAACAGGCGGCGGGCAAGACCGTCGACCGCCTGGTCGCCCTCGGCTACGCCGAACGCGCCGATGATCCCGCCGACGCCCGGCGCAGGCTCGTGCGGCTGACCGAGCGAGGGTATGACCTGCTGGCCCGCTCAGCTGCGATCTTCGACCAGCTGCGGGCGGATTGGGCCGCCGTCCTGGGCGAGGAACGCCTGCGCGCAATCGAGGACGACCTGCGCGCGGTAGCGGCGCCGGGAGCGTTCCGGCTCGACGCAGCAGGGTGGATCGGCGGAATGGGCTGA
- a CDS encoding carboxymuconolactone decarboxylase family protein — MFAAHSVESAPEASRPAMQAVAGASGGTVPDAVARLAASPELLNGFLALSASFERCTLDALAREVVIMTVAVRNQCHICVAMHTGKLRKLGAETELIAALREERALTDERLEALRMFTLDVLSTAGGVDDDALKALRAHGYTERNALEVVLGIGTYTMSTFANRLVRAA; from the coding sequence ATGTTCGCCGCACACAGCGTGGAGAGCGCTCCAGAAGCGTCGCGACCGGCGATGCAGGCCGTGGCTGGCGCATCGGGTGGCACGGTGCCGGACGCGGTAGCGCGGCTGGCTGCATCACCTGAGTTGCTCAACGGATTCTTGGCCCTGAGCGCAAGTTTCGAGCGTTGCACGCTCGATGCGCTGGCCAGGGAGGTCGTCATCATGACGGTCGCCGTGCGCAACCAGTGCCACATCTGCGTCGCCATGCACACCGGCAAGCTCCGCAAACTCGGCGCGGAAACGGAGCTGATCGCCGCCCTGCGTGAGGAGCGGGCGCTGACCGACGAACGGCTCGAAGCGCTCCGGATGTTCACGCTTGACGTACTGTCCACCGCCGGCGGGGTGGACGATGACGCGCTCAAGGCCCTGAGGGCACACGGGTACACCGAGCGCAACGCACTGGAAGTCGTCCTGGGTATCGGTACATACACGATGTCGACATTCGCCAACCGCCTTGTCAGGGCGGCGTGA
- a CDS encoding MerR family transcriptional regulator, translated as MRIGELAARTEVSVRSLRYYEEQGLLTSSRSASGQRHYTDAEVERVRFIQRLYTAGLSSRTISELLPCVDAPSEGNSDAALDRMAQERDRLSGYIDELVRTRDALDGLMATARAHRESLRTPAGTGPKY; from the coding sequence GTGCGGATCGGCGAGCTCGCGGCGCGTACCGAGGTCAGCGTCCGGTCGCTGCGCTACTACGAGGAACAGGGGCTGCTGACCAGCAGCCGTAGCGCCAGTGGGCAGCGGCATTACACGGACGCCGAGGTGGAGCGCGTGCGTTTCATCCAGCGCCTGTACACGGCGGGCCTGTCCAGTCGTACGATTTCCGAGCTGCTGCCCTGCGTCGACGCGCCCAGTGAGGGCAACTCCGATGCCGCTCTCGATCGGATGGCGCAGGAGCGCGACCGGCTCTCCGGGTACATCGACGAACTCGTGCGGACGCGGGACGCGTTGGACGGTCTGATGGCCACGGCCCGCGCCCATCGCGAGAGCCTGCGCACTCCGGCCGGCACGGGCCCAAAGTACTGA